In Kogia breviceps isolate mKogBre1 chromosome 19, mKogBre1 haplotype 1, whole genome shotgun sequence, a single genomic region encodes these proteins:
- the HES7 gene encoding transcription factor HES-7: protein MVTRDRAENRDGPKMLKPLVEKRRRDRINRSLEELRLLLLERTRDQNLRNPKLEKAEILEFAVGYLRERSRVEPPGVPRSPAQDAEALASCYLSGFRECLLRLAAFAHDASPAARAQLFSALQGYLRPKPPRPEPVDPRPQAPRPPLDPAAPAPGPALHQRPPVHKGLPSPRCAWSPSPCSPRAGDSGAPAPLTGLLPPPPPPHRQDGAPKAPPPPPPAFWRPWP from the exons ATGGTCACCCGGGATCGAGCCGAGAATAGGGACGGCCCCAAG ATGCTGAAGCCGCTTGTGGAGAAGCGGCGCCGGGACCGCATCAACCGCAGCCTGGAAGAactgaggctgctgctgctggagcGGACCCGAGACCAG AACCTCCGGAACCCGAAGCTGGAGAAAGCAGAGATACTGGAGTTCGCCGTGGGCTACTTGAGGGAGCGAAGCCGGGTGGAGCCCCCGG GTGTTCCCCGGTCCCCAGCCCAGGACGCCGAGGCGCTCGCCAGCTGCTACTTGTCCGGCTTCCGCGAGTGCCTGCTTCGCCTGGCGGCCTTCGCGCACGACGCCAGCCCGGCCGCCCGAGCCCAGCTCTTCTCCGCGCTGCAAGGTTACCTGCGCCCCAAGCCGCCCCGGCCGGAACCGGTAGATCCGAGGCCCCAAGCGCCGCGCCCACCGCTGGACCCCGCCGCCCCAGCGCCTGGCCCCGCGCTACACCAGCGCCCCCCAGTGCACAAGGGCCTCCCTAGCCCGCGCTGCGCATGGTCCCCGTCCCCCTGCTCCCCCCGAGCCGGGGATTCCGGCGCGCCGGCCCCCCTCACCGgactgctgccgccgccgccgccgcctcacaGACAAGACGGGGCGCCCaaggccccgccgcccccgccgcccgctTTCTGGAGACCTTGGCCCTGA